The following coding sequences are from one Prochlorococcus sp. MIT 0604 window:
- a CDS encoding anthranilate synthase component I family protein, with protein sequence MISSQKDSFLKSYKEGKNFIPIIQTWPADLETPLSTWLKLSSKDSHGVFLESVEGGESLGRWSIVATKPLWEAICYGEEIVKTWNNGKTETHKGDPFDILRSWTKGYKSTMLDDLPSIGQLYGSWGYELINRIEPSVPINEIPDTNIPYGSWMFFDQLVIFDQIKRCITAVVYADTTSSKESSIEELYLNSISKIQKTRNLMRVPLKENDFLDWNENENFNLDLESNWKKKDFEDAVLSAKEYIRKGDIFQIVISQRFQTQVNNDPFNLYRSLRMVNPSPYMSFFDFGTWYLIGSSPEVMVKAEKNKNSQIVASLRPIAGTRPRGIDHRQDLELEKDLLKDPKEIAEHVMLIDLGRNDLGRVCEIGTVKVKDLMVIEKYSHVMHIVSEVEGILKNNADVWDLLKASFPAGTVTGAPKIRAMQLIKHFEKDARGPYAGVYGSIDINGALNTAITIRTMIVKPSRDGKYDVSVQAGAGIVADSFPENEYQETINKAKGILKALACLE encoded by the coding sequence ATGATCAGCTCACAGAAAGATAGTTTTTTAAAGTCTTACAAAGAAGGTAAAAATTTTATACCTATTATTCAAACTTGGCCAGCAGATTTAGAGACTCCATTGTCGACTTGGTTAAAATTATCCTCAAAAGATTCCCATGGTGTTTTTCTTGAATCTGTTGAAGGTGGGGAAAGTTTGGGTAGGTGGAGTATTGTTGCTACTAAACCTCTTTGGGAAGCCATTTGTTATGGAGAAGAAATAGTTAAAACTTGGAATAATGGTAAAACCGAAACACATAAAGGTGATCCCTTTGATATTTTAAGAAGTTGGACAAAGGGATATAAGTCAACCATGCTTGATGACTTACCATCAATTGGACAGTTATATGGCTCATGGGGGTATGAATTAATAAATCGAATAGAACCAAGCGTTCCAATAAATGAAATCCCAGACACGAATATCCCTTATGGTTCCTGGATGTTTTTTGATCAGTTAGTTATTTTTGATCAAATAAAAAGATGTATTACTGCAGTGGTTTATGCAGATACAACTTCCTCAAAGGAGTCTTCGATTGAAGAATTGTATCTCAACTCAATTTCTAAAATTCAGAAAACTAGAAATTTAATGAGAGTTCCCCTAAAAGAAAATGATTTTTTAGATTGGAACGAAAATGAGAATTTTAATTTAGATCTAGAAAGTAATTGGAAGAAAAAAGATTTTGAGGATGCGGTTCTTTCTGCAAAAGAATACATAAGAAAGGGAGATATCTTCCAAATAGTTATAAGTCAGAGATTCCAAACTCAAGTTAATAATGATCCCTTTAATTTATATAGAAGTTTGAGGATGGTTAATCCATCTCCATATATGTCATTTTTTGATTTTGGCACATGGTATCTGATAGGTTCAAGTCCTGAAGTGATGGTAAAAGCTGAAAAAAATAAAAATAGTCAGATTGTGGCAAGCTTAAGACCAATAGCTGGCACAAGACCAAGAGGTATTGATCATCGACAAGACTTGGAATTAGAAAAGGATTTATTAAAAGATCCAAAAGAGATAGCTGAGCATGTAATGCTAATTGATCTTGGGAGAAATGATCTTGGAAGAGTTTGTGAAATTGGCACTGTGAAGGTCAAAGATTTAATGGTTATTGAGAAATATTCACATGTTATGCATATCGTTAGTGAAGTTGAGGGAATCTTAAAAAATAATGCTGATGTGTGGGACTTGCTAAAAGCATCTTTTCCTGCAGGGACAGTAACCGGTGCGCCAAAAATAAGAGCTATGCAATTGATTAAGCACTTTGAAAAAGATGCTAGAGGACCTTATGCTGGTGTTTACGGATCTATTGATATTAATGGTGCATTAAATACGGCAATTACGATAAGAACTATGATAGTTAAACCCTCAAGAGATGGGAAATATGATGTTTCAGTGCAGGCAGGAGCTGGAATAGTTGCTGATTCTTTTCCTGAAAACGAATATCAAGAGACAATTAATAAAGCTAAGGGGATATTGAAAGCATTAGCCTGTTTAGAGTAA
- a CDS encoding photosystem I reaction center subunit II PsaD, with amino-acid sequence MTETLVGQFPKHIGSTGGLLNSAETEEKYAIVWKSSKEQAFELPTGGAAIMHEGDNLMYFARKEQCLALGTQLRAFKPRIEDFKIYRIFPGGDTEFLHPKDGVFPEKVNEGREKVGHNPRRIGENPNPAGLKFTTKNTFD; translated from the coding sequence ATGACTGAAACTTTAGTTGGTCAATTTCCAAAGCATATAGGAAGTACTGGGGGTTTATTAAACTCAGCAGAAACCGAAGAAAAATACGCAATTGTATGGAAAAGTTCAAAGGAACAAGCTTTTGAATTGCCCACTGGTGGAGCCGCTATTATGCATGAAGGTGATAATTTAATGTACTTTGCTAGAAAAGAACAATGCCTTGCATTAGGGACACAACTAAGAGCCTTTAAACCAAGAATTGAAGATTTTAAAATCTACCGAATTTTTCCAGGTGGTGATACTGAATTTTTACACCCAAAAGATGGTGTTTTCCCTGAAAAAGTAAATGAAGGCAGAGAGAAAGTAGGTCATAATCCAAGAAGAATAGGTGAGAATCCTAATCCAGCTGGTTTGAAATTTACAACTAAGAATACTTTTGATTAA
- a CDS encoding sensor histidine kinase KdpD produces MKSQITIKKIQDLLIKGVQPIYVDNDTSRRMWWASLELIQKDFLSHNYKNGGIWVSSPLPAFNDKKFLNQLHGWLWSPEGFPYFQNENAGFLPVNNSEKIKKDFDLVSNYKVLNLCQEDGYEPFLMIITPNFQCILSIVGEKDKKILLMKCDEESLKLSIELMHAKLNQENFEEGVKFRNAINNLGNLSINNEFEKLFWPILSAKLANISTNHNIKDSVRNDEKNVQVTEAKLLRAISHEVRTPLATIRTLISSTLKKYKMDESMKNRLIQIDNECNAQIDRFGLIFNAAELVSNEVPSLNNLAKINLAEIFKKLAPLWNKQLNRRGISLKIDIPNQLPQILSDSEKLELMLSGLIDKNTRGLQEGSKLILELRPAGQKLKLQLKVQKLESNQKEILKKDNGSDIGPVLNWNPQTGSLQLSQNATQKLLASLGGHVTQRRDTGLTVFFPISDSK; encoded by the coding sequence ATGAAATCACAAATAACTATAAAAAAAATTCAAGACCTCTTGATTAAAGGAGTTCAACCTATATATGTGGATAATGATACATCTAGAAGAATGTGGTGGGCTTCTTTAGAACTTATTCAAAAAGATTTCTTATCTCATAATTATAAAAATGGGGGAATTTGGGTTTCTTCGCCTTTACCAGCATTTAATGATAAAAAATTTTTAAATCAACTTCATGGATGGCTTTGGTCACCTGAAGGGTTTCCATACTTTCAAAATGAGAATGCTGGTTTTTTACCAGTCAATAATTCAGAAAAGATAAAAAAAGATTTCGATTTAGTTAGTAATTATAAAGTCTTAAATCTTTGTCAAGAAGATGGTTATGAACCTTTTTTGATGATAATCACCCCAAATTTTCAATGCATATTATCAATTGTAGGAGAAAAAGATAAGAAAATTCTGTTAATGAAGTGTGATGAAGAAAGTCTAAAACTTTCAATTGAATTAATGCATGCAAAATTAAATCAAGAAAATTTTGAAGAGGGAGTAAAATTTCGTAATGCAATCAATAATTTAGGAAACCTTAGTATTAACAATGAATTTGAGAAACTATTTTGGCCAATATTATCTGCAAAATTAGCAAATATTTCTACAAATCATAATATAAAGGATTCTGTAAGAAACGATGAAAAAAATGTTCAAGTAACTGAAGCAAAATTATTACGTGCAATATCTCATGAAGTAAGAACACCTTTGGCAACAATAAGAACCCTTATAAGTTCTACTTTGAAAAAATATAAGATGGACGAATCAATGAAAAATCGTTTAATTCAAATAGATAATGAATGTAATGCACAAATAGATAGGTTTGGTTTAATCTTCAATGCGGCAGAATTAGTGAGTAATGAAGTTCCGTCATTAAATAATTTGGCAAAAATTAATTTAGCCGAAATTTTTAAAAAGCTTGCTCCTTTATGGAATAAACAATTAAATCGACGTGGGATTTCTTTAAAGATTGATATTCCCAATCAACTTCCGCAAATTTTGAGTGATTCTGAAAAATTGGAATTAATGTTAAGTGGATTAATTGATAAAAATACTAGAGGATTACAAGAAGGTAGTAAATTAATTTTAGAATTAAGACCAGCTGGTCAAAAACTCAAACTTCAATTAAAAGTACAAAAATTAGAAAGTAATCAAAAAGAAATTCTTAAAAAAGATAACGGCTCTGATATTGGTCCTGTTTTAAATTGGAATCCCCAAACAGGTAGTTTACAACTTAGTCAAAATGCTACTCAAAAGTTGTTAGCTAGTTTAGGAGGGCATGTCACACAAAGGCGTGATACAGGTTTGACAGTTTTTTTTCCGATATCAGATTCCAAATAA
- the rodA gene encoding rod shape-determining protein RodA produces MFRRIYLLNKGGFLPKKGFNRGFLFSPLLLIPLFLVIISGLLIKSIQGDFVISNYLSHILTGFLGYFLAFFISYIPLERIRKYLVPFYFCTLISLLLIYFFGISVSGAQRWLNFGIFSFQPSEVAKLSTVLTLALVLDKKIILKIRDLVLPLLVVFVPWLLIFFQPDLGTSLVLLVLTGVMLYWSQMPIEWILILVFCIVTSILYLTLPTLLIFWIPAIGYLAYRSSKKKIIFSALAISFHLLVAKLTPILWQYGLKEYQKDRLVLFLDPNRDPLGGGYHLIQSQIAIGSGGLFGTGLLQGKLTKLQFIPEQHTDFIFSALGEELGFVGCMIVLFLFFFLIKKLINIATIARTNFESLIVIGIASTFLFQIIINLFMTIGLGPVTGIPLPFMSYGRTSLVTNFISIGFVLSILKRSRSLRS; encoded by the coding sequence ATGTTTAGGAGAATTTATTTATTAAATAAGGGAGGCTTTTTACCAAAAAAAGGATTTAATAGAGGTTTTTTATTTTCTCCACTACTTTTAATTCCCCTCTTTCTAGTTATTATTTCAGGTTTATTAATAAAAAGTATACAGGGTGATTTTGTAATATCAAATTATTTAAGTCATATCCTAACTGGTTTTTTAGGTTATTTTTTAGCATTTTTTATTTCTTACATACCTTTAGAAAGAATTAGAAAGTACTTGGTTCCATTTTATTTTTGTACTTTAATATCCTTATTACTAATTTATTTTTTTGGAATTTCAGTTTCTGGAGCTCAAAGATGGCTAAATTTTGGCATCTTTTCTTTTCAGCCTTCAGAAGTAGCTAAATTAAGTACTGTATTAACTCTTGCTTTAGTACTGGACAAAAAAATAATTTTAAAAATAAGAGATTTAGTATTGCCCTTATTAGTAGTTTTTGTACCTTGGTTATTAATTTTCTTTCAACCGGACTTAGGTACCTCTTTAGTTTTACTTGTTTTAACAGGTGTGATGCTTTATTGGTCGCAAATGCCCATAGAGTGGATTTTGATATTAGTGTTTTGTATCGTCACTTCTATATTATATTTAACCTTACCAACTCTTCTTATTTTCTGGATTCCAGCTATAGGATATCTTGCTTATAGATCTTCAAAAAAGAAAATTATTTTTTCTGCTCTCGCTATTTCGTTCCACTTATTAGTGGCAAAATTGACACCAATTTTGTGGCAATATGGCTTAAAAGAATATCAAAAAGATAGATTAGTTTTATTTTTAGATCCAAATAGAGATCCATTAGGTGGTGGATATCATTTGATACAGAGCCAAATTGCGATTGGTTCTGGAGGATTATTTGGGACTGGTTTGCTACAAGGTAAGCTTACTAAATTGCAATTTATACCAGAACAACATACTGATTTTATATTCAGTGCTTTAGGTGAAGAATTAGGTTTTGTGGGTTGCATGATAGTTTTGTTTTTGTTCTTTTTCTTGATTAAAAAACTTATTAATATTGCAACAATTGCTAGAACTAACTTTGAATCTCTAATTGTTATTGGAATAGCCTCAACTTTTTTATTCCAAATAATTATTAACTTATTTATGACTATTGGACTAGGACCAGTTACTGGGATTCCCCTTCCTTTCATGAGCTATGGTCGAACGTCATTGGTGACTAATTTTATATCTATTGGATTTGTTTTATCTATATTGAAACGTTCTAGGTCACTAAGAAGTTGA
- a CDS encoding Mrp/NBP35 family ATP-binding protein, whose protein sequence is MTTIEDANFALQKVLDAGSQKNVIELAWIKNVRVTIPRVIVTLSLPSFANSQRDRIVNEVRKVLLNFEDIDDVQIEIDNNPSKIESKNESNAPELQKIDGIRHIIAVSSGKGGVGKSTIAVNLACSLAKLGLKTGLLDADIYGPNTPSMMGVAEQNPKVTEGSGSDQRLIPINKYGISLVSMGFLIEEGQPVIWRGPMLNSIIRQFLYQVEWNNLDFLVIDLPPGTGDAQISLSQSVPISGAIVVTTPQQVSLQDARRGLAMFKQLGVPLLGIVENMSVFIPPDMPSKKYEIFGKGGGQTLAKENDLPLLAQIPIEIPLVDECNKGVPISISQPNKESSVVFGNLAQLIKNQFVDI, encoded by the coding sequence ATGACCACAATAGAAGATGCTAATTTTGCTTTACAAAAAGTTCTAGATGCTGGATCACAGAAAAATGTAATTGAATTAGCTTGGATTAAAAACGTAAGAGTAACTATACCGAGAGTAATCGTAACATTATCATTACCATCATTTGCAAATTCTCAGAGAGATAGAATTGTAAATGAGGTTAGAAAAGTGCTATTGAATTTTGAAGATATTGATGATGTTCAAATTGAGATAGATAATAATCCTTCCAAAATAGAATCTAAAAATGAAAGCAATGCTCCTGAGTTGCAGAAGATTGATGGAATTCGTCATATCATAGCTGTTAGTAGTGGGAAAGGTGGAGTTGGGAAAAGTACCATTGCTGTTAATCTTGCTTGTTCTCTAGCTAAATTAGGCTTAAAAACTGGTTTACTGGATGCGGATATTTATGGACCTAATACTCCCTCAATGATGGGAGTTGCCGAACAGAACCCAAAGGTTACAGAAGGTAGTGGCAGTGATCAAAGGTTAATACCAATAAATAAATATGGAATTTCTTTAGTATCAATGGGTTTCCTCATAGAAGAAGGTCAGCCAGTTATATGGAGAGGACCAATGCTAAATAGTATTATCCGACAATTTTTGTACCAAGTTGAATGGAATAATCTTGATTTTTTGGTTATTGACTTGCCTCCAGGAACAGGAGATGCTCAAATCTCTCTTTCTCAATCTGTGCCAATTTCTGGAGCTATTGTTGTCACTACTCCTCAACAAGTATCTTTGCAAGATGCAAGGAGGGGATTAGCAATGTTTAAACAACTTGGAGTACCTTTACTGGGAATTGTAGAAAATATGTCAGTATTTATTCCACCTGATATGCCAAGTAAAAAATATGAAATTTTTGGTAAAGGTGGTGGACAAACATTAGCTAAAGAAAATGATTTACCATTATTAGCCCAAATTCCTATTGAAATTCCTCTCGTTGATGAATGCAACAAAGGTGTGCCAATCTCAATAAGCCAGCCCAATAAAGAAAGTTCTGTTGTATTTGGTAATTTAGCTCAATTAATTAAGAATCAATTCGTTGATATTTAA
- the hemF gene encoding oxygen-dependent coproporphyrinogen oxidase, translating to MFKEPPKNSREKTKNLLLTLQDQICSGLENVDGKGKFIEESWLRDEGGGGRSRVLKNGSIFEQAGVNFSEVQGKELPQSIISQRPEAKGHEWFATGTSMVLHPKNPYVPTVHLNYRYFEAGPVWWFGGGADLTPFYPYLSDVRNFHKEHKKACEKVDKDLHKVFKPWCDEYFFLKHRNESRGIGGIFYDYQDGSGNIYRGNNQNGEASKASQNIGRSNLNWDDLFSLAENCGQAFLTSYLPIIEKRASQTYSSKEREFQLYRRGRYVEFNLVWDRGTIFGLQTNGRTESILMSLPPLARWEYGYKAKKGSREEFLTSIFTKPQDWLNDKELEKFCIENNIFD from the coding sequence ATGTTCAAAGAACCTCCTAAAAACTCGAGAGAAAAAACGAAAAATCTCTTATTAACCCTACAAGACCAAATTTGTTCAGGACTTGAAAATGTAGATGGCAAAGGGAAGTTTATAGAAGAATCCTGGCTAAGAGACGAAGGTGGTGGTGGAAGATCAAGAGTGTTGAAAAATGGTTCTATTTTTGAGCAAGCAGGAGTAAATTTCTCTGAAGTACAGGGAAAAGAATTACCTCAATCTATAATCTCTCAAAGACCTGAAGCAAAAGGTCATGAATGGTTTGCTACTGGAACTTCTATGGTGTTGCATCCTAAGAATCCCTATGTTCCTACAGTTCATCTGAATTATCGATATTTCGAAGCTGGACCTGTATGGTGGTTTGGGGGAGGTGCAGACTTAACCCCTTTTTATCCTTATCTTTCTGATGTAAGGAATTTTCATAAAGAGCATAAAAAAGCTTGTGAGAAAGTTGATAAAGATTTGCATAAAGTTTTCAAACCATGGTGTGATGAATATTTCTTCTTGAAGCATAGAAATGAATCTAGAGGAATAGGAGGTATTTTTTATGATTATCAAGATGGTTCAGGCAATATTTATAGAGGAAATAATCAAAATGGAGAAGCATCAAAAGCTTCACAAAATATTGGCAGATCTAATTTAAATTGGGATGATTTATTTTCTTTAGCGGAAAACTGTGGGCAAGCATTCCTCACTTCATATTTGCCCATTATTGAAAAAAGAGCTTCTCAAACATATTCATCGAAGGAAAGAGAATTCCAGCTATATCGAAGAGGTAGATATGTCGAATTCAATTTAGTTTGGGATAGAGGGACGATTTTTGGACTACAAACAAATGGCAGAACTGAATCTATATTAATGTCCTTACCGCCTTTAGCTAGATGGGAATATGGATATAAAGCTAAAAAGGGTTCTCGAGAGGAATTTCTCACATCAATTTTTACAAAACCCCAAGATTGGTTAAATGATAAAGAGTTAGAGAAATTCTGTATAGAGAATAATATTTTTGATTAA
- a CDS encoding cofactor assembly of complex C subunit B — MSYSLNSTLLLTILLAIGLFFFLRASSKDRTTIVEISSSQQPVKVLNGLCEWLNLRGWKQIGGDFEQRILIFKGQVVSSKFLAIFLGFLGGFGSCALGLVIIQIYPELGWWPILLGLIGGPLSGIVYFKKSAREEKFELRLINENENDSTFMRLRAHRDELISLENELGEKLQLKSDGSLFKTPI; from the coding sequence ATGTCCTATTCCTTAAATTCAACATTATTGCTGACAATTCTCTTGGCCATAGGATTATTTTTTTTTCTTAGGGCTTCCAGTAAAGATAGAACAACCATCGTTGAGATTTCATCTTCTCAGCAGCCAGTTAAGGTTTTAAATGGCTTATGTGAATGGCTTAATTTGAGGGGTTGGAAGCAAATAGGAGGAGATTTTGAACAAAGAATTTTAATATTCAAGGGACAAGTTGTTTCTAGTAAATTTTTGGCAATTTTTTTAGGTTTTCTTGGAGGTTTTGGTTCTTGTGCTTTGGGATTAGTAATTATTCAAATATATCCTGAATTAGGTTGGTGGCCTATTCTTTTGGGATTAATTGGTGGCCCTTTGTCTGGAATTGTTTATTTTAAAAAATCTGCAAGAGAGGAGAAATTTGAATTAAGGTTGATCAACGAAAATGAAAATGATTCAACTTTCATGAGACTAAGAGCGCATAGGGATGAATTAATATCTTTAGAAAATGAACTTGGAGAAAAACTTCAATTAAAAAGTGACGGTTCTTTATTTAAAACACCTATTTAA
- a CDS encoding ribonuclease D, with the protein MTIENKNIDLLYSDLTADLYNLYKKSSYLAIDTEAMGLIHGRDRLCLVQICNEFKRTSCIKIELNTSSSPHLKALLEDDKITKIFHYARFDVAALKCNLEIKTKNIFCTKIASKLARTYTNKHGLKDLVNELLGIELDKSSQSSDWGSNEDLTKEQLDYAANDVRYLIEAMHKLKIILERENRYELAQKCFETVSVHADLDILKFSNIFEH; encoded by the coding sequence ATGACTATTGAAAATAAAAATATTGATCTTCTTTATAGTGATTTAACAGCAGATTTATACAATCTTTATAAAAAATCATCCTACCTAGCTATTGACACTGAAGCAATGGGTTTAATTCATGGAAGAGATAGACTCTGTCTAGTACAAATATGCAACGAATTTAAAAGAACATCCTGTATAAAAATCGAACTTAATACTTCTTCTTCACCTCATTTAAAAGCACTTCTTGAAGATGACAAAATTACTAAAATATTCCACTATGCGAGATTTGATGTAGCAGCTCTAAAATGCAATCTTGAAATTAAGACAAAAAATATCTTTTGTACTAAAATTGCTAGTAAGTTGGCAAGAACTTATACAAATAAACACGGTTTAAAGGATTTAGTTAATGAATTGTTAGGAATAGAGCTGGACAAAAGCTCGCAAAGTAGTGATTGGGGTAGCAACGAAGATTTAACAAAAGAACAATTAGATTACGCAGCAAATGATGTTAGATATTTAATTGAAGCTATGCATAAATTAAAAATTATCTTAGAAAGAGAAAATAGATATGAATTAGCTCAAAAATGTTTTGAAACAGTTTCTGTACATGCTGATTTAGACATACTAAAATTCTCAAATATATTTGAACATTAA
- a CDS encoding lipid-A-disaccharide synthase-related protein, whose protein sequence is MSHSLLFICNGHGEDVIASEIIKRLLKKIKNKNIEVLPLVGNGDVFNSIKSKNFRKIGHLNELPSGGFSNQSLKGFVLDLFAGFLIDNLRNFLLVKQKSKHKSKIIAVGDFLPLLYAWSSGCEFSFIGTPKSDHTWSSEPGWALSDFYHKLKGSEWDPWEMFLMKSPRCKNLIMRDKITAKNLNKKNIDAKYLGNPMMDFVNVTNEKISNIISFKRIILLVGSRYPEALKNLDNFLKCLQDFDFSKELIILLPLSINANVIQIQSYLNKYGFINQSKVKFLIDEDSVWKKKDQYVVIGKGKFNSWANMAEVGLSNSGTATEQIAGLGIPSLSLPGPGPQFTKSFAKRQSRLLGGSVLVCNNKKILLKRLSLLLKGKVNRLEQAKIGQKRMGESGASKKIVDAINLHLLS, encoded by the coding sequence GTGTCTCATTCTCTATTATTTATATGCAATGGTCATGGAGAAGATGTAATCGCATCGGAAATAATAAAAAGATTACTAAAAAAAATAAAAAATAAAAATATTGAAGTTTTGCCATTAGTAGGAAATGGAGATGTATTTAATTCCATAAAATCAAAGAATTTTCGTAAAATAGGTCATTTAAATGAGCTTCCTAGTGGAGGTTTTAGTAATCAAAGTTTGAAGGGATTTGTGCTTGATTTATTTGCAGGATTTTTAATCGATAATTTAAGAAATTTTCTACTTGTAAAACAAAAGTCAAAACATAAATCCAAAATTATCGCAGTAGGTGATTTCTTGCCATTACTTTACGCTTGGAGTTCAGGATGCGAATTCAGTTTCATTGGAACTCCCAAAAGTGATCATACTTGGAGTAGCGAGCCAGGTTGGGCTTTAAGCGATTTTTATCATAAGTTGAAAGGTTCTGAATGGGATCCGTGGGAAATGTTTTTAATGAAATCTCCAAGATGCAAAAATTTAATTATGAGAGATAAAATTACGGCTAAAAATTTGAATAAAAAAAATATTGATGCAAAATACTTGGGTAATCCAATGATGGATTTTGTTAATGTAACAAACGAGAAAATATCTAATATTATTTCTTTTAAACGGATTATTTTATTAGTTGGAAGTAGATACCCTGAAGCTCTTAAAAATCTTGATAATTTTCTTAAATGTTTGCAAGATTTTGATTTTTCAAAGGAATTGATAATACTTTTGCCCTTGAGCATTAATGCTAATGTTATTCAAATTCAAAGTTATTTAAATAAATATGGTTTTATAAATCAGAGTAAAGTTAAATTTTTAATTGATGAAGATTCAGTATGGAAAAAGAAAGATCAATATGTAGTGATTGGAAAAGGTAAATTCAATTCATGGGCCAATATGGCAGAAGTCGGCTTGTCTAATTCAGGAACTGCTACAGAGCAAATTGCTGGCCTTGGAATTCCATCTCTTTCTCTACCAGGACCTGGACCACAATTTACAAAATCATTTGCAAAAAGGCAATCAAGATTATTGGGAGGAAGTGTTTTAGTTTGCAATAACAAAAAAATTCTTTTAAAACGTTTAAGTTTACTTTTGAAAGGAAAAGTTAATAGGTTAGAACAAGCAAAAATTGGACAAAAAAGAATGGGGGAATCCGGCGCAAGTAAGAAAATCGTAGATGCCATAAACCTTCATTTGTTATCTTAG
- the purM gene encoding phosphoribosylformylglycinamidine cyclo-ligase, translating to MDYKTSGVDIEAGREFVSEIKQAVEGTHTSNVIEGIGGFGGLFRIPIDSLKKPVLVSGTDGVGTKLELAQSKNFHFEVGIDLVAMCMNDIITSGAKPLFFLDYIATGKLDKKQLLKVVQGIAHGCGENNCSLLGGETAEMPGFYSKNKYDLAGFCVGIVDEDKLINGKKVSENDLIIALKSNGVHSNGFSLVRKIIQNNNQIDKEFEKVSHLNFYDELLKPTKIYNNVINQILSENIEIKAMSHITGGGIPENLPRCMPSDFIPYINTSSWEIPILFKFLKEKGLIPEKDFWNTFNLGVGFCLIIDKQFKDAILSISKDHDIDSWEIGKIVRKNDSTISKFLPEILT from the coding sequence ATGGATTACAAAACATCAGGTGTTGATATAGAAGCTGGGCGAGAATTTGTTTCCGAAATTAAACAGGCAGTTGAAGGAACTCATACATCTAATGTGATTGAGGGTATTGGTGGGTTTGGAGGTTTGTTTAGAATTCCTATCGATAGTTTGAAAAAACCAGTTCTTGTTTCAGGAACTGATGGTGTTGGAACAAAATTAGAATTAGCCCAAAGTAAAAACTTTCACTTTGAGGTTGGTATTGATTTAGTTGCTATGTGCATGAACGATATCATTACTAGTGGAGCAAAACCTTTATTTTTTCTGGATTATATTGCTACTGGTAAGCTTGATAAAAAACAATTATTGAAGGTTGTTCAGGGAATTGCACATGGCTGCGGAGAAAATAACTGCTCATTACTAGGCGGGGAAACTGCTGAAATGCCTGGATTTTATTCAAAAAATAAGTATGATCTTGCAGGATTTTGTGTTGGAATAGTTGATGAGGATAAGCTTATTAATGGTAAAAAAGTATCCGAAAATGATTTAATAATTGCTTTAAAAAGTAATGGAGTTCATAGCAACGGCTTTAGTTTAGTAAGAAAAATTATTCAAAACAATAATCAAATAGATAAAGAATTTGAAAAAGTTTCTCACTTAAATTTTTATGATGAGTTATTAAAACCTACAAAAATTTATAATAATGTGATTAACCAAATATTATCTGAAAATATAGAAATTAAAGCAATGTCTCATATTACTGGAGGAGGAATTCCAGAAAATTTACCAAGATGTATGCCTTCTGATTTTATTCCTTATATCAATACCAGTTCTTGGGAGATTCCTATTTTATTTAAATTCCTTAAAGAGAAAGGATTGATTCCTGAAAAAGATTTTTGGAATACTTTCAATCTTGGTGTGGGATTTTGTTTAATTATTGATAAACAATTTAAGGACGCGATATTAAGTATCAGTAAAGATCATGACATCGATAGTTGGGAAATTGGAAAGATAGTTCGAAAAAATGATTCAACAATTAGTAAATTTTTGCCAGAAATTTTAACTTAA